A single genomic interval of Apteryx mantelli isolate bAptMan1 chromosome 21, bAptMan1.hap1, whole genome shotgun sequence harbors:
- the LOC106493025 gene encoding glutamine synthetase: protein MSVSHSSRLNKLVREQYMKLPQGDLVQVTYVWIDGSGEGVRCKSRTLEKEPKSIEDVPEWNFDGSSTAQAEGSNSDMFLVPVRMFRDPFCLDPNKLVLCEVLKYNRKPAETNLRHTCKKVMDLVKDSHPWFGMEQEYTLLGINGHPYGWPDNGFPGPQGPYYCGVGADKVYGRDIVESHYKACLYAGVKICGTNAEVMPSQWEFQVGPCEGIEMGDHLWMARFILHRVCEDFGVVATLDPKPMTGNWNGAGCHTNYSTEEMRRDGGLKHIEAAIEKLSKRHDYHICVYDPRGGRDNSRRLTGHHETSNIFEFSAGVANRGASIRIPRQVGQDGYGYFEDRRPAANCDPYAVTEAIMRTTVLNETGVETKDYDN from the exons ATGTCGGTGTCGCACAGCTCCAGGCTCAACAAGCTGGTGAGGGAGCAGTACATGAAGCTGCCCCAGGGGGACCTGGTCCAGGTCACCTATGTGTGGATCGACGGCAGCGGCGAGGGCGTGCGCTGCAAGAGCAGGACCCTCGAGAAGGAGCCCAAGAGCATCGAAG ATGTGCCGGAGTGGAATTTCGACGGCTCCAGCACGGCGCAGGCGGAGGGCTCCAACAGCGACATGTTCCTCGTGCCCGTGCGCATGTTCAGAGACCCTTTCTGCCTGGACCCCAACAAGCTGGTGTTGTGCGAGGTGCTGAAATACAACCGGAAACCCGCAG AGACCAACTTGAGACACACGTGTAAGAAAGTCATGGACTTGGTTAAGGACAGCCACCCCTGGTTTGGGATGGAGCAAGAGTACACTCTGCTGGGCATCAACGGCCATCCCTACGGCTGGCCTGACAACGGTTTCCCAGGCCCCCAGG gcCCCTATTACTGCGGCGTTGGAGCCGATAAGGTGTACGGGCGTGATATTGTGGAGTCCCACTACAAGGCATGTCTCTACGCAGGGGTGAAGATCTGTGGCACCAATGCGGAGGTGATGCCCTCCCAG tggGAATTTCAGGTGGGCCCGTGCGAAGGCATCGAGATGGGGGATCACCTCTGGATGGCTCGCTTCATTCTGCACCGGGTCTGCGAGGACTTCGGGGTTGTGGCCACTCTGGATCCCAAACCGATGACCGGCAACTGGAACGGAGCTGGGTGTCACACCAACTACAGCACAGAAGAAATGAGGAGAGACGGTGGCCTCAA GCACATCGAAGCTGCTATTGAGAAGCTGAGCAAGCGACACGACTACCACATCTGCGTGTATGACCCCCGGGGGGGCAGAGACAACTCCAGGAGGCTCACCGGCCACCACGAGACGTCCAACATCTTCGAGTTCTCCGCCGGCGTGGCCAACCGAGGCGCCAGCATCCGCATCCCCCGGCAGGTTGGCCAGGACGGCTACGGGTACTTTGAGGATCGGCGGCCCGCGGCCAACTGCGACCCCTATGCCGTCACGGAGGCCATCATGAGGACAACGGTGCTCAACGAGACAGGGGTGGAGACCAAAGACTATGACAACTGA